In Miscanthus floridulus cultivar M001 chromosome 19, ASM1932011v1, whole genome shotgun sequence, the DNA window gccaaataccttgttgttttgcacaggtactacaacaagaacgttaaaaaacggttcttcatggtcggggatttggtcctgaagtggaagacaaaccaggctggtgtccacaaactcgcaaccccatggaaGGGACCCtttatgatcaaggaagtcacacgaccaacgtcttacaggttagctcacctggacggtacggacgtaccaaactcgtggcacatcgacaagcttagacgtttctatgcttaactactgagatatgtactcttgTACTTgcaatttacttcaataaagcaattatgatttctccgaccactctaatgtgtcacttcgaattttatggttattctaacttagccagtaaaagccgaccaccactccttctatggtttttggAGCAGGACCTGTCTCCGGTTCTTCCCAAcgtgtgcatgggatccgctctctacgttatgggtgatcggcaggccccccttggtttgactcgtccgcgtctacgtgtgcacaggtcaccgtacctcacactccgaccacacggcaaactagggccgcacaaactttttgggatgatgtgtcgagcaaaatggtacaactaaacagaacgttaacatgtcctcacttagttacaccaagaaaaagtttcaagcttaaatacgttttatacaaagcaaacaagcttataatgatatacagttatgttattacaagcttgcctgaagaggctcaagtttataataacacaactatgtcctccttctacagctctaagcctattacattggctggttggGGCGTGTGGCACTTACTACTCgccgcttccgatatcctactcgagtctcagggactcttgtgctagtcgagctgaaggggatggccccgccggttgAAATagttgagatggcgactagagggggggtgaatagtcttttctaaaacttaatcgcgttggctaaccgatacaaatgcggaattaaaactatcggtctagccaagactataccccactatatatgttcactagcaccttgcaaagataacaattatgcaaccaaggtgtcgggctagctagagctctcctaaacaattctaagagcaaggttacacaaacctatgccactagtattttaagcaacaagagagctcctacacatgctagtaagcaaaagcacaaagctaacgatgctcactagcaatgctcaataacaaggcaaccaatgcctaattagagagcgcaaatacttagctacacaaactaagcaatgtgactaacaaggttactaaaaccaaattagccatgcaagggagctacttctatgctacacaagcaagaaggtaattaccaagctacacaagctatctaattacaagagcaactacacaagcttaatatgtataaaagtaatagcaagcttgtgtaatggggatgcaaaccaacgggaagaacaaggttgacatgatgatttttctcccgaggttcacgtgtttgccaacatgctagtccctgttgtgtcgaccgctcacttggtggttcggcggctaattagcatcacccgctaatcccgcacgtcgggcgccgcaagaacctaccccttgagtgagggtagctcaatgacatgctttactagagttgctcttcgcggctcccacggggcgagcacaatgcccctcacaagcacttctccggagcgccgcacaagcttcttgcgcgcttcgatggagaccaccaccaagccgtctaggaggtggcaacctccaagagtaacaagcaccaccggcttgcaactcgatcacctagtgccactcgatgcaacctcacgatgcaatcgcactagaatcactcacttacacaatcgaatgatcactatcaagtatatatgtgtgatggagggctcccaagcactcacaaggatggacactaagtcccttgaggtgctccacaccagccatggccgagggccacttctatttatagccccaagggctaaactagccgttaccccttcactgggcaacggtcgggccgaccggacactccggtcatgttgaccggacgctggacctcagcgtccggtcgcccgcagacggccacgtgtcccggttccaacggtcacttgacttgactggacgcagcagctttcaactgatcggacgctgaacccccagcgtctggtcgtttccagtaaggtaccgacctcgaccggacgcgtccggtcacacttgatcggacgcagccagcgtccggtcacactccagcttctgcgtcatcgtacattagcctgaccggacgcagcctgccagcatcTGGTGCATacagatccagtgtccggtcagttgactgacgccagcatctttgcgattaactcattttcacttctaacttcatcacccttgctccaatgtgctaaccacaagaacttgcatccggcgcaatagaaaataggcattctattttcccgaaagcgccgaatgtgCAAACACCAccttctttgtaaatgtgccaacaccaccaagtgtacaccaccatgtgtatgtgtgttagcattttcacaatcatttcccaaaggatgttagccactcaacttgccacgccactcgatcctagcgacaatgcaaagttagatcactcgagtggcactagatgaccgatatgcaaacaagtttgcccctcttgatagtatggccatctatcctaaacccggtcataaacttctctacacacctatgaccggtgaaatgaaatgccctaggttatacctttgccttgcgcattccattccatctccttcaatgtcgatgcaacacatgcaccaacacgatcaacaatgatatgatccacttcatatcatcacatgatcatattggttcatcgatcttgactctacttgctcttcaccattgctatcgtccatcggcgccaagtcttgctcaagcttcactgccacgcggtccatcactccaaagcctttgacttgcccttcacgcttgcaaccggtccatcaagccaagtcttgtcttgatcttctccaccttgatcacatgactcaatgtcatgtctcatgtgcaataagctccttcatcatcacatgtgtgagctttgcaacatttccaagccattttcacctccatggcatatgttgctcatacacatgtacctgtggactaatcacctgtgtatctcacataaacacaattagtccacctaggttgtcactcaattaccaaaaccaacaaggacctttcaccggtgcctggctggttgagaccgcaggctttgttggttggcttgcaactgacaatgtttccagctgacttgtcgatggtgtcccctgtacaggtgctgtcccacctccacacaggttaatatcgctaaTTATCTTTTATGACAAGTCTAGCtaggccgtccgaagctcctccgccttgtctgggtctaccttctttgggtacccagcctccaggcgcttgagatcgatcagggggtagtgggcacgcaccatgcttagtacatgggcacccgtgtactcacctgcctccttcacaaactcttggaaccatccccacgcttgtctgcatctctcgaccagtccgagctagggcgtccttggctcttcctctgtgagcgccgggtcaataaggtcgaggacgggcacaatgccagttgccacttcttggcaccggttcttccatgtgtcccgctcctcggtggcctcgaggcatcgtgctttccagtcgtcacgctctttgatcatggcctctaggtgcctcttggcattgactttcaaaactaaacaccatacaagacatcaaatgtaatgacacaacaagacaaggtgggcaacagaatgagaaaggtggtctagaatacttacttttcagttcctccttcattttggttgtgcggtcctggagttcagactggtcgcggccagtttctcattgtcctccttcaagcgaccacattctgcggtcacgcggctattctccccttggaggcgggtcacttcagcttctaaacctgcattaaagctgttactgccaacaatgcaacaacacaagtcctgcacttgctatgataagattaaaacttacttgttttctctcgctctttgttattgagctggccgaccaggttttggttctatgcctcttgctctgtcctctcctggtcggcggcttcaagttggcggcgcaagcattccacctcggccaccagttctttGTTAtttgccgtgattccctcaatctggtcgaagcacctcttttggtacttcacggtcttcatcaagtcctgcatataaacaagctcagtcagacagatcgactacataacagggtcaagtggtcaagccaaacatacctggacttgtgtcaccagacgctttgccgcccgttcgactcttagggtctcctcaacctctgggatttcttcgtgcataacccactcatcgttccaccagcgcgacacatatacatgttgtcacttatcttggggacggcccaggacctcttctactttgtcctccACAGCCTCCTGTTCAGGGGGCAGCGCTGGTCTGGAATCTGCAGTCTCCGtgaccaccatggctttcccatgagccgttgcatcggcaagagtgctctgcgccacctctggctgctgctcctcggcttggtttgattcccttggcgccaaggtatccacctcagcagggttagtgctcggaacaTTTGTACTTAGCTCGGCTATCTTCTCGACGAGCTGCTCGGGGGCTGTCGTCGGGCCGCTCACCTGCTGAGGTTCCGGCGGAGTTTCTTCTACAGGTttctccacggctggctgctgggcaatTTCTTCTGCCATTGTTGGCGAAGTCGTgctgcacccggctagctggtcggggttttcggtggatgccgacctgATGCACCacggaaaagttcagaagacaataatattcaatacaaattacaagcttatgtCAAAGTCACAGATACTTATAGCtttgaagcatggaatgatgtggcgaaggagcgtctcctcgatcgcccctgctccgcgtgctcggtGGTTTCCATCGGGTCTTTCCCGATTACCGGTACTGGcgccggggtttgatgctcgataCTTCCCTCGcatgtcctctgtgttgcagtggttggtgatgcgatcactgctggcatagaggagccaccctgctccgtcgaccccatttgtctcctctttcgggggactaGCCGGAAGATatccgcatcctctgctttgtCGTCTgagagggggaagatggcttggcgtcgtttgttggcagccggacgcttgccagcagctctggtcgatgcgtcctccacagcctcgagtgccgcccagtggatgTCGTCGGTCCTAGCGCTAGTCTAGGcggctgggccggcaacttgcggccaatctacaccggggggcggagacacgaacactgctgcccggtcacgaccattactctgagacacataatggagacaacagtcaatttcttgttacaacatgattctacagttacaaggaagcgtcatttacctttgggggaggtcgggccagcttgaaggcgtgctcgatgtcatttaacctgacgtaattgggatcggccaggttgaatagctccccaatcctggccttgatttctatcttgtcgagcgcctctttcctggtccttgttggatctgcgcttccctggtactcgaagccaggatgtacccttttctggcagggctggatccttcggctgatgaagttcccgaccacacttgggccatctagccttccccacgggatcatcccgagcagttctgcgatctgctccaagttctcgggcttctccgaccagctgttcttcttctccggaattagccccacgtcacacagggtgattgtgttcgactcttcatggatgtagaaccatttcttgtaccattcgtccagcgaggtgttctaggggcagtgcaagtactgggccttcatgtcgtcacgcagattgaggtagacgcctccggctatcttcgagccgccgcacagagatggatgaaggtggagataagaagaatcgagttgggatgtagattgcagatcccaatctcgtaatacaagcagagaccctgaaggaaagggtgcactggaaccccaaaaccccgtttgaagaaatccttgaacaccacaatctcacctggttgtggatcggggaagctttctccttccggcgcatgccatcccgcaagtgccttgttgtggagcactcccatgacgacgaggtcttcgatggtctgctcattgctccgcgatttccaccactccttcgccatgactccgcctttcttctaggcgtctctcttcgccattagtctgtccttactgagggggtggatgtggtggcaaggggattggtgatgattttcggatgaatagggttcggcaagaggaagaggaAGTTTGCGGCGGTGAaggacaatggggatcggtaaaaataccctaccagatctatattataaataacaaagagctccgtcatttcgtccgcccgagattcttgggagacgtgcgcacgcgctgtAGATGGTTGTTcgcacaacctcgagatctacgccaataaacacgCCCCATCGtaaccagtgtacgcgcctcttcgttgacagtgtaagagggcccacactgacgcacccctatacaggtgccaagcaactgtttgccagaaaagagcaagaagacagagtgacgtactatgcccgtctgcttttttgactagacgtgtcagaccagacttggcagagaaaggagataaataaatacaccaaataaatacACCAATGACATTCGTATTTTTGATgcttgtcttgtgctcaaggatggatcagactactacaatgctcagggattgcctagaccactgccgtgctcggggactgcctagaccactgccgtgctcgtggactgccaagaccactaccgtgctcagggattgctctgaccactgccatgctcggggactgctctgaccactgctgtgctcggggactgctccgacaactgatgtgctcagggactgtcctgAACATTGcttggagaatggttctcctcggctacatgtgatttgtactcacatacagttgagagacatttatttagaccttgctacaaggctcatacttcgccttccagcaagctcggggactacgtcggtacgatgcacctaccggtgcatctcgtatcgcctggacaacgattggattcttaacttcggtggaaattcttttttagaccctagaACCACGTGCCTATATCACCTACTAccagactcggggactaagtgggcacacttcaccttacggtgaatgtgttttaatcgacccctgtgctttgaatgattgtaaggattatcaatgtgcttggggactgtcccgaccactgctcggagagtggttctcctcggctacatgtgagttgtactcacatacagttgagagacatttatttagaccttgcttcaAGGtttatacctcgccttccagcaagctcggggactacgtcggtacgatgcacctgccggtgcatctcgtttttgtttgtacgacaattgggttctcaacttaactgggaattctttttagaccctggcaccatgtgcctacgtcacctactaccagcctcggggactaagtgggcacacttcaccttgcggtgaatgtgttggttttttcgacccctacgcctctgacgttcaaggacactatgcttcaagaccacttacatttctttccagaaatacaagtgggcacacttctcaggacggaaatctttttcttttttcttaagagcaccatacattcttcggacaacttctccggcgatgacggtggtcagaaatgtcaagaactcaagccttacttgtcggagaaggttaaaatggcgtgtctcagcataatacatggtgctcggggactagctgtgggggtattaacccctatacccttatggctaagcttgggccggcccggatcgatgggtccggtccacccgaaagacgacgtgcggcccagccaacctgatcggagtcccgcacaaggagtcaaggcggatttggcgatcaggcaggatcctggtcggttagaataggaatccttatccggccacatatggcaattgtaactgactaggattggtttccagatctataaccctgccccctggactatataaggcgggcaggggatccctctaaaaaacatctctcattgacatacagcaatacaaatcagacgcaggacgtatgtgttacgccttcttggcggccgaacctggataaaacctcatgtctgtcttgcgtcatcgtcttgtttgtggcttgcgcatctgtctgccgataatctactaccttgggcatacccctaggtagactaccgaccatatttcatcgacaccgtgcacccactagctatgccgaccacgaacaagcattgtccgaccacacacactatgtctagaggtcgaagaagagggagaacagagcatacacacacagtacaagcaccagcgttggctagagccctgtataggagatggcaaatccgaactttatccatctagtcctactgtcctagtacagctgccctgctacaacagtgactagataacacagcaggactgacttctgcgcttgtccctacatgtggctacaatacggcaggtgagccgttcggcgtctgcctctacagcggctacagtaccacaacagggagtcttttcggcgccgccttcccttactgtgtgttcacacaaggaaatagtagattatctaacatagTTACCGTTGTGATAAACTAGTccgccctttttcttcttcctcctcttggaAACCAAGAAAATAGCCAACATGGCAAACATCAAGCCCGTGATCGCTGCACCGGCAATGGCCGCAGCAACATGGCTACTGCCTACTCTTGTTGATGTGCTCCCACCACCACCATTGGACGCGCTAGTATTGGCTTCTTGGGATGACGATGCAGAACCTGTGACATTGTTATTAGACGTCACAGTGACACCAGGCACGGTAGACACTAGCCCGGGTGGTGGCAGTGCTCCCGGCGGGCTATTATTCGACGACACAGGGACAGGAATTATGACCACCGATTGGTTCGTCGGCGGCGCAGGCGATGCAAAAGAAGATGGTGGTGGACTACATGGAGAATTCGAAGGTTGGGAATTTGATTGATCAACATCGCTCTGATGTGGAGGTGATGGAGATGACTGAGGAGGAGATTGTCTCAACAACGATGGCGACCCACCTAGTGTGGGAGGGGCCTAATTATAGGACGAAGACGAAGGCAGTGGAGGCAAAGGTGAGGAGCCTTCTGACCGTTGCGGATGCGATGGTGACCTGCCCAGTGGTGAAGGTTCTGAAGGTGGATTTGGTGGTGGGAGGACTTTGAATCGCCACCGCTCCAAGAAGATGGCGAAGGTGGTGGGCTTGGTGATGGTTGTGAGGGCGATCGAGGTGACGATCGTGATGGTGGAGGGCTTCCTAAGGGTGAAGGAGGGCTAGATGACGATGAACCTTGCGAATCTGATGGTTGCACTAATCTTGAGCCTCCTAAGCTTGGAGATGGTGGTGGGCTAGACCAGCCATTACTTGATTTAGGGGGTGAGCTTGAACTTGAACCGCGGGGTGGAGGAGCCTAATTGTTAACACCTCCATTTTCTCCTTCACTCGATGATGACGAACTCGGCGATGGTGCTATGTCGGACATGCTCTTTTTCTTAGATATGCCTCCTTTATTAGTTGAAGATCCAAGTTGGTCTTATGTACCTCTGACGCCAAAAACATCAAGCAGCTTGTCCTGATGAACTTGAGATATTTCTTAGATTCCTTTGCTCCTCGATGTGCACTGCAATCAGCAAACTTCTTTCTCCCCATTCTCTTCTAGTATAGGTTGGCATCTAACATCTTCTTGAATACCTTCACATCTGCTCTTGTCGGGAGATTTGCCAATTTTCACAGTGAGCCAACACAAACTCCAGATTTTACTTGGTAGCCTAAAACTATAGAGAAGTGATTTTGTTGTTGGCGAAGTAAGAAAATGTAAGGAAACTGGTCTTGTACTCCCTTTTTAAAAAATGACACGAATCTTAAAGCAGGTAATTAAAGAAATTAATTATTTTACAATATATTGCACCTAGGTCCCGCCTGGACCCAGCCCGTCTAAGAGCAACCTGAGCCCAGCCCTAATCCAGATGGGAAGAACCGTTCGAGAAGGTCTTCGTGACTCCGTCCGTCGTTGTTTCACGCGTCCAGCAACACTCGATGGCTACTCCTTCCCGGATCCCATTTCTTCTTACGGTAAGGACTATGGCGCCGCTGAAGCCGTTGAGGAAGAAGACAACATGCCACCGACCGAGGAAGGCGCCTGCCGGCGCCCCGCCACAGGAGGTGCTTGTCCGAGCCCCACTCATGACACCGCCTGCGACACCGGCACGCCCGCGCCCCTGTCTAGGCCCCCCTCACACCTATGAGCCGACGGCAATTCCCATGCAGCGGCGGCCATGGCACTAGCCACCGCACCCCCATTGCCCCCACCGCGCCTCCTTACCCCTTCATCCATGCCCCCACCGCACCACACGCCACTGGCCGCCGCAGCGTAGGGCACATCGGCTGGGGGAGGCGGCCGTCCACGCCTCCATGGCCCCTAGGCGCCACTGGCTGAGGGAGGCACCCGCCCGCGCCCTGCCGCGTCACTGGACGATAGGCGCCTGTCCACGCCCCACTCACACCAATGAGCCACCAGCGCCCCTATGATTCGGGAGCCACCAGGTTTGGCGAGTTCTcttatcaactttcaggccttcgtcttctcttgtccccccgtcgacttcttctcagccctctgttgtgccaccgagtactgagcctcaggactcgtagCGCACTGttagtgaagtggttgtgggggcgaCAAGGCCTTCTGGTGACGATGCTGCTGCTGTCTTGGTTGCcccagaggtgaccgtggccattgcagTGGACTCATCTAGGGAGGCAGCCGGGACTCCCCATGATGTGTCCTTGGCCTTGTCTTCTCCGCATCAGCTGTCTCCCTCCACTCCTCTTTCTGCtgaagatgtggttcatcaatttgatgccactcatcggttgtcagagttgaCTGCTTCTTGGGGAGAGTTCacgacctttgcgacttcttttggagaaaaactccaagtaagttttctgaagttctttctttgggtgTTCGTCTCTCCTGTTCTTAtgccttttttctctctttctttttgtttagtccttctctcgggaccataccagcttcttcttctcgtcggaaatcgagaagaagttgtcttccAAATTGAGCGCCCCGAAGGCAGAGCTAGATCTCTACCATGCTGAGATGGAGGCTAagcgtcaaacgcatcagaaggaggaacaaggtcttcgtgcccgggttgttgaggctgagaagcagagggatgccgctaTCCAGGAGGCCTTAAAGaattcggaggccatgaagaacttggaggctgtgaagaaggagtgcaacggtattgcaGGTTCTTTTTGTGCCCTTCTACATTCAAACTCTCCTCTCTACTGACTTGTTTGTTGCCTTGTCCAGCTCTTCGGgtcgaaaagcagaagctctcggagggcgttgatgaaatgaagactcttgttcatacgagtcacaacaaggctgaggaggtaattactcatgctgaggaggaacttgtgcttgctaagttgattaggcgtggagctgatagagatcttgtgtaggcccaaaaaactattgaagacttgtctggcaagttggtgacggctactgaaaactggaaagctttgtggaaatcctttcgttcagtagccgacgttctccgaactccagtggacgatgggcaatcttgggctcagttgatttctcgaattccgactcgtttccaagagttcgtgaagaggtgcgcccaactgtgtactAAGAATGTTCTGGCCCAGGTCCGagttcttgctccagcggctcctttgtccaagatagcagaggaagctgacagTCAAGAATATAttgatgccattgagaggatggagcctaaggttgaagacttagctagcagAATAGTAGATattcttaatattgttatctcttctcctgatgatgaggcttgatgtatttgacctttatgcccgtgccttgtaatatgacattatacttctttttgaatgaagattttttgttgatgtcttctttgcctggatgccttgtttattccttggatgatttgtccaattggtcagagttacttgaattgccgagtactttgtcttgctttcatctttgccttgtaaacaattcTGCGCTCTATCTTgtcaaactttcttgatttgtcgagtacttttctgtcccatgtaaacaactcattatatATAGATCTtagtgttgacaacctttcttgatctgtcgagtgcttttctggtcttcttttgtgccatgtaaacaactcgttatatgtagatctttgtgttcttgggcatctccagtgtagcccccgagcctcttgctatttggaacgagtagctggagggtcttgtcttaaaattgctctggtctatgctcaggcttagtttcagccattttgctttttattttgggtgttagcttgttagctaccctcatcggtgggctcaagcgtctttttagctattttgctctcggtcgggatgctcaggtgtattttcagccattttgctttagttcgggtgttagcatATTAaataccctcatcggcgggctcaagcatcttttcagctattttgctctcggcggggatgctcaggcgtcttttcagccattttgcattttatttcgggttttagcttgttagctaccctcatcggcgggctcaagcgtcttttcagctattttgctctcggccgggatgcttaggcgtcttttcagccattttgcattttatttcgggttttagcttgttagctaccctcatcggcgggctcaagcgtcttttcagctattttgctctcggccgagatgctcaggcgtcttttcagccattttgctttttattttgggtgttagcttgttagttaccctcatcggtgggctcaagcatcttttcagctattttgctcttggccaggatgcttaggcgtcttttcagccattttgctttttatttcgggtgttagcttgttagctaccctcatcggcgggctcaagcatcttttcagctattttgctctcggccaggatgctcaggcgtcttttcagccattttgctttttaagaaacaacttggggatagtcatgatgagacatatgtttgttgagaaggaatcatctttattgatcattaatattgatatttcacaatgatacatatgtttttggtgagcGCTCTTGTgccttgtatacatattttcccttgagttgttttcatgcgtagaatcttcgtagctgactgatgtgtcatgtattgttgacttctttttcgTCTTCTATTACGAGCTTGTATGTGCCGGGTCCGATGACTTTttcgacgataaaaggaccttcccatggactgagtagtttgtggcgtccgtcgattttttgtattcttcttagtactaggtctccgacttataatgatcgagactgggtattcttgttgtagtggcgccttagtccttggaggtatcttgctgattgcagggtagcgtttattctaacttcttctgtactatcaagttctaatcttctggtatgttatgcttctccttcgtcatattgttctatccttgat includes these proteins:
- the LOC136526093 gene encoding uncharacterized protein, giving the protein MAEEIAQQPAVEKPVEETPPEPQQVSGPTTAPEQLVEKIAELSTNVPSTNPAEVDTLAPRESNQAEEQQPEVAQSTLADATAHGKAMVVTETADSRPALPPEQEAVEDKVEEVLGRPQDK